Proteins found in one Triticum aestivum cultivar Chinese Spring chromosome 4D, IWGSC CS RefSeq v2.1, whole genome shotgun sequence genomic segment:
- the LOC123097345 gene encoding uncharacterized protein gives MASMPNTTVLATSLEGMKTHGEVFKMKLLMYLISAVFAPTTSLRPSNKCFPILAKLKDVKNMNWCKFIADFLHDAFSNKMCQKGCRLHLMLMYVDRLDLSTVDFTEIGGPPHPHKFVVSAWRYDAVKAVLAVDRISDTKYGKL, from the exons ATGGCATCCATGCCTAATACGACTGTGCTGGCAACTTCACTGGAGGGCATGAAAACCCATGGCGAGGTATTTAAGATGAAGCTGCTCATGTACTTGATCTCAGCTGTCTTTGCGCCTACCacatctcttcgcccaagcaacaagtgCTTCCCTATCCTG GCAAAGCTGAAAGACGttaagaacatgaattggtgtaaattCATCGCGGACTTCCTACATGATGCATTCTCAAATAAGATGTGCCAAAAGGGCTGTCGCTTGCACCTAATG CTCATGTACGTCGATCGTCTTGATTTGTCAACTGTCGACTTTACTGAGATAGGAGGCCCGCCGCATCCACATAAGTTTGTTGTCTCTGCGTGGAGGTATGatgctgtcaaggctgtgcttgccgtaGACAGGATATCTGATACAAAATATGGGAAACTGTAG